A stretch of DNA from Candidatus Poribacteria bacterium:
CTGATGAAACGCCTTGACATCGACGAAGCGTCAGAGCGCGTCGCCAATCTGCTGCAAGCGATGACTTCGGAGATCCAGATCCTCGCTCGCGCTTGCGGCAAGGCGGATGTACACGACCTCGATCCCGAAGACCTCCGGGCATTGAATTTGGAGGCATCAATGATTTGTGGTATCCCGCTCGTTGGGACGAACCGTGTGTTTGGAGGCGGACCGGGGTGGAAAGAACGGGAATGATATTTATCATATTGAGAAGATTAAGTCTTTTCCAACGGCAATGAGAAAGGAGTCCTAATAATGACGTTAGACGAGGTTAAAACGTTAGTCGCAGAGAAGGGAATCGAGTTTTTCCTCTGTTCCTTTGTGGAATGCCGACAACACATATTGATGACATGGCGGAAGAGGGTGCCGGCTTCGCCGGGTTTGCGGCAGGTGAAATGGGGCAGGGCCCACATGATCCAGATATGGCAAGTCTACCCGACTTTAACTCACTCACAATCGTGCCGTGGCGACCAAACGTGGCGTGGTTGGCAGGAAATGTGCACGTGGGCGACGCGGCATGGCCCTACTGCCCACGCACCATCTTACAACGGGAATTGGAGAAAGCCAAACAAAAGGGCTACCTCTTCAACGTCGGTGTCGAAGCAGAGTTTATGCTGCTGAAACAGGGTGAGGACGGTAGTTACGCGCCGTGGGATCCGCTCGATACGCTGGGCAAGCCTTGTTATGACCTGCGGGCACTCCACCGTAACCTCGACACAATGACCACCCTGATTAAGTATCTACAGGGGTTAGGCTGGGGTCCATACGCCAACGACCATGAGGACGCTAACTGTCAGTTTGAGCTCAATTGGCTCTATTCCGATGCGCTGACGACAGCAGATCGGCACACTTTCTTCAAGTGGATGGTTAAGACCGTTGCCGAAGAACAGGGACTGACAGCGACCTTCATGCCTAAGCCGTTTGCAAACTTAACCGGAAACGGCGCACATTTTCACATGAGCCTGTGGGACACAGATAACCAGACCAATCATTTCCTTGATGAATCGGATGAAAATGGTCTGTCACAACTCGCCTACTGGTTCATGGGCGGAATTCTCCATCATGCCAAAGCCCTCGTTGCTGTCACCAACCCCCTTGTCAACAGTTATAAACGTCTGATCTCTGGCGCGCCCCGTTCCGGCGCGACGTGGGCGCCTGTTTATATCACCTATGGCGGGAGCAACCGGACGCAGATGATCCGTATCCCCGATGCCGGACGGATTGAAAATCGTTCAGGGGACGGTGCCGCCAATCCATACCTCGCCATGGCAGCGACGCTCGCCGCCGGGCTTGATGGTATCGAGAACCAAATTGACCCGGGTACGCGCAATGATGATAACCTCTACGAGATATCACTGGACAAACTCCAACGACGCG
This window harbors:
- the glnT gene encoding type III glutamate--ammonia ligase → MPTTHIDDMAEEGAGFAGFAAGEMGQGPHDPDMASLPDFNSLTIVPWRPNVAWLAGNVHVGDAAWPYCPRTILQRELEKAKQKGYLFNVGVEAEFMLLKQGEDGSYAPWDPLDTLGKPCYDLRALHRNLDTMTTLIKYLQGLGWGPYANDHEDANCQFELNWLYSDALTTADRHTFFKWMVKTVAEEQGLTATFMPKPFANLTGNGAHFHMSLWDTDNQTNHFLDESDENGLSQLAYWFMGGILHHAKALVAVTNPLVNSYKRLISGAPRSGATWAPVYITYGGSNRTQMIRIPDAGRIENRSGDGAANPYLAMAATLAAGLDGIENQIDPGTRNDDNLYEISLDKLQRRGIDLLPRTLSQALDCLEEDEVIQSALGPEYAPYYIEVKREEWRSYHQSISQWETDNYLGLY